Proteins co-encoded in one Thermoanaerobaculia bacterium genomic window:
- a CDS encoding glycosyltransferase, giving the protein MRVGALAGRGRRLLERLSRRIRRVESRVVTIVPPLSTGLPVGRALLSYILDPYLLAPERPAPHSHTHFWESREIGTVLTALGFELDVVHWTNRTFTPRRPYDLFVDVRLNLERLGPRLGPDCLKVMHIETAHCDFYNPAQQRRLAELEARRGIRLAPYKMLEPNRAIEHADAATILGNRATQATYEHAGKPLWPVPISQPFLYPWPEGKDFAAARRRFLWFGSGGLLHKGLDRVLEVFAGLPELELTVLGPIDREPEFERAFHRELYQTPNIRTHGWIDVASPEFLALARRHLALVYPSCSEGQNGGAVTCMHAGLIPVLSRESGVDLDPEYGLELSSSTLDEIRARVLALSSRPAADLEAMSRAAWEWVRAHHTREQFSHGYRQSILEIVARFRPALARKIGERGA; this is encoded by the coding sequence ATGCGTGTGGGTGCCCTCGCCGGCCGCGGCCGGCGCCTCCTCGAGCGGCTGTCGCGACGGATCCGGCGGGTGGAGAGCCGGGTGGTGACGATTGTGCCGCCACTCTCGACCGGTCTACCGGTCGGCCGCGCGCTGCTCTCCTACATTCTCGATCCGTATCTCCTCGCTCCGGAGCGCCCTGCACCCCATTCGCACACCCATTTCTGGGAGTCGCGCGAGATCGGAACGGTTCTCACCGCCCTCGGCTTCGAGCTCGACGTCGTGCACTGGACCAACCGGACCTTCACGCCGCGACGCCCCTACGACCTCTTCGTGGACGTGCGTCTGAATCTCGAGCGCCTCGGCCCCCGGCTCGGCCCGGACTGCCTCAAAGTGATGCACATCGAGACCGCGCACTGCGACTTCTACAATCCGGCGCAGCAGCGCCGTCTGGCGGAGCTCGAGGCGCGACGCGGGATTCGCCTGGCACCCTACAAGATGCTCGAGCCGAACCGCGCCATCGAGCACGCCGACGCCGCCACGATTCTGGGCAACCGTGCGACGCAGGCTACCTACGAGCACGCCGGAAAGCCCCTCTGGCCGGTGCCGATTTCGCAACCGTTCCTCTACCCCTGGCCGGAGGGGAAGGACTTTGCGGCGGCCCGCCGCCGCTTCCTCTGGTTCGGCAGCGGCGGGCTCCTGCACAAGGGGCTCGACCGGGTGCTCGAGGTCTTCGCCGGGCTTCCCGAGCTCGAGCTGACCGTCCTCGGCCCGATCGATCGCGAGCCCGAGTTCGAGCGCGCCTTCCATCGCGAGCTCTACCAGACGCCCAACATCCGTACCCACGGCTGGATCGACGTCGCGAGTCCGGAGTTCCTCGCCCTCGCCCGCCGTCATCTGGCTCTGGTCTACCCTTCCTGCTCCGAAGGCCAGAACGGCGGCGCGGTGACCTGCATGCACGCCGGGCTCATCCCGGTGCTCTCGCGCGAGAGCGGTGTCGACCTCGATCCGGAGTACGGCCTGGAGCTTTCCTCCTCCACGCTCGACGAGATTCGCGCCCGGGTGCTCGCGCTCTCCAGCCGCCCGGCAGCCGACCTCGAAGCCATGAGCCGCGCCGCCTGGGAGTGGGTCCGCGCCCACCACACGCGTGAGCAGTTCTCGCACGGCTACCGCCAGTCGATCCTCGAGATCGTCGCGCGCTTCCGGCCGGCGCTCGCCCGGAAGATCGGCGAGCGCGGAGCATGA
- a CDS encoding PIG-L family deacetylase, with protein MSPTHPTTPPGALVDTNPDRRLYLSPHLDDAVLSCGGQIARATRAGATVDILTVFAGDEPGPGFAAASPLVTRIYDLWQLSPGEVMPTRRREDLAACGVLAARALHWDLQEAIHRLDVRSREALYPSLERLFGNVAPQEEGLIAGLAERLAGLAGDLGSTRIVAPLGVGGHVDHRIVRAAAERAFGTSLLYYEEFPYIVWKLFALARAGIYGRSWRSFREPLAAEEIAARIAAIACYASQVNPLFRTPARIGRLVRRHVRRAGGERLWRRVSAATAGTAASAASDGHAGGAPV; from the coding sequence ATGAGCCCCACTCACCCCACCACTCCGCCGGGCGCCCTCGTCGATACGAACCCGGACCGCCGGCTCTACCTTTCACCCCATCTCGACGACGCCGTCCTGTCCTGCGGCGGCCAGATCGCGCGCGCCACCCGGGCCGGCGCCACGGTCGACATCCTCACGGTCTTCGCCGGCGACGAGCCCGGCCCCGGGTTCGCGGCAGCCTCTCCCCTGGTCACCCGGATCTACGACCTCTGGCAGCTCTCGCCGGGGGAGGTCATGCCGACGCGGCGCCGGGAGGATCTCGCCGCCTGCGGCGTGCTCGCGGCGCGGGCGCTCCACTGGGACCTGCAGGAGGCGATCCATCGTCTCGATGTGCGGAGCCGGGAGGCTCTCTATCCCTCCCTCGAACGCCTGTTCGGCAACGTGGCGCCGCAGGAGGAGGGCCTGATCGCAGGCCTCGCCGAACGTCTTGCCGGGCTCGCGGGCGACCTCGGAAGCACCCGGATCGTCGCGCCGCTGGGGGTGGGCGGACATGTGGACCATCGCATTGTGCGCGCCGCTGCCGAGCGCGCCTTCGGTACCTCCCTGCTCTACTACGAGGAGTTTCCCTACATCGTCTGGAAGCTCTTCGCGCTGGCGCGCGCCGGCATCTACGGACGCTCCTGGCGGAGCTTCCGCGAGCCCCTCGCCGCCGAGGAGATAGCGGCACGGATTGCCGCGATCGCCTGCTACGCTTCGCAGGTGAATCCCCTCTTCCGCACTCCCGCCCGGATCGGACGCCTGGTCCGGCGGCATGTCCGCCGGGCGGGCGGCGAGCGCCTCTGGCGCCGGGTGTCCGCGGCGACCGCAGGGACCGCGGCTTCTGCGGCATCGGATGGCCACGCCGGCGGGGCGCCCGTATGA
- a CDS encoding NAD-dependent epimerase/dehydratase family protein has protein sequence MTRDRKIRVVVTGGAGFIGSHLCEHLSGAGHPVLAIDDLSRGRRENLPPGFPLETLAIGAPEIGARLRAFAPQALVHLAAQVDARRSLEDPVFDAQVNILDTVRLFAAAVAAGVERIVFASSAAVYGDPEEIPTPEDSPLDPLSPYGVGKLAGEGYLSFFARRHGIAGVALRFANVYGPRQESVGEAGVVAVFCQRLLTGLPVTIHGDGRQTRDFVDVADVARACELALFGRPGVYNVATGIETDVRTLLARLAAVLQPGAPPVHGPAIAGEPRRSALDPSRADAVLGFRTTQELARGLVRTAEWFRDRSREAR, from the coding sequence ATGACGCGCGACCGGAAGATACGGGTCGTCGTCACCGGCGGCGCCGGGTTCATCGGCAGCCACCTCTGCGAGCACCTGAGCGGTGCCGGGCACCCGGTGCTCGCGATCGACGATCTGTCGCGCGGCCGGCGGGAGAATCTTCCGCCGGGATTCCCGCTCGAGACCCTCGCCATCGGGGCGCCAGAGATCGGAGCGCGCCTCCGGGCGTTCGCTCCGCAGGCGCTGGTGCACCTGGCAGCGCAGGTCGATGCCCGCCGCAGCCTCGAGGATCCGGTCTTCGACGCCCAGGTGAATATCCTCGACACCGTCCGGCTCTTCGCCGCGGCGGTGGCGGCAGGGGTCGAGCGCATCGTGTTCGCCAGCAGTGCAGCGGTCTACGGGGATCCGGAAGAGATCCCGACTCCCGAGGATTCGCCCCTCGATCCGCTCTCGCCCTACGGTGTCGGCAAGCTCGCCGGCGAGGGCTACCTCTCTTTCTTCGCCCGCCGACACGGCATCGCCGGCGTCGCCCTGCGCTTCGCCAATGTCTACGGACCGCGCCAGGAGTCGGTCGGCGAGGCCGGCGTCGTCGCGGTCTTCTGCCAGCGCCTGCTCACCGGCCTGCCGGTCACCATCCATGGCGACGGCCGCCAGACCCGCGACTTCGTCGACGTCGCGGACGTCGCTCGCGCCTGCGAGCTCGCCCTCTTCGGCCGTCCGGGCGTCTACAATGTGGCGACGGGGATCGAGACCGATGTGCGCACGCTCCTTGCCCGGCTGGCGGCGGTCCTGCAACCGGGGGCACCCCCGGTCCACGGTCCGGCGATCGCCGGCGAGCCGCGACGTTCGGCTCTCGATCCGTCGCGCGCCGACGCCGTTCTCGGCTTTCGCACCACGCAGGAGCTCGCCCGCGGCCTCGTCCGCACCGCCGAGTGGTTCCGAGATCGATCCAGGGAGGCACGATGA
- the rfbF gene encoding glucose-1-phosphate cytidylyltransferase, with protein MPVVILCGGQGTRLREHTDNVPKPMVEIGDQPILWHIMKLYGLRGFKRFILCLGYKGWVIKQYFLRYHEMRRDFTVSMKGDPPQVRFHNQVGEEDWQVTCAETGADSGTGGRLKLVESYVDAEHFCFTYGDAVGTVDLDALIAFHRTQGRIATVTGVHPTSRYGEMKVEGGKVVEFNEKPTVAEGVVSGGFFVFHRRVFDYLGSDPKTFLELEPLQKLARDGELSVFVHEGFWHPMDTYRDWLHLNELWKSGRAPWKAWE; from the coding sequence ATGCCGGTCGTCATCCTCTGCGGCGGCCAGGGAACGCGTCTCCGCGAGCACACCGACAACGTGCCCAAGCCGATGGTGGAGATCGGCGACCAGCCGATCCTCTGGCACATCATGAAGCTCTATGGGCTGCGCGGCTTCAAGCGCTTCATCCTCTGCCTGGGCTACAAGGGCTGGGTCATCAAGCAGTACTTCCTGCGCTACCACGAGATGCGGCGCGACTTCACGGTCTCGATGAAGGGCGACCCGCCGCAGGTCCGCTTCCACAACCAGGTCGGCGAAGAGGACTGGCAGGTCACCTGCGCCGAGACCGGAGCCGACAGCGGCACCGGCGGCCGGCTGAAACTGGTGGAGAGCTACGTCGACGCCGAGCACTTCTGTTTCACTTACGGCGACGCGGTCGGCACGGTCGATCTCGACGCCCTGATCGCCTTCCATCGCACCCAGGGTCGGATCGCCACGGTCACCGGCGTCCACCCGACATCGCGCTACGGCGAGATGAAAGTCGAGGGCGGCAAGGTCGTCGAGTTCAACGAGAAGCCGACCGTCGCCGAAGGCGTCGTTTCGGGCGGCTTCTTCGTCTTCCATCGCCGCGTCTTCGACTACTTAGGCTCCGACCCGAAGACCTTCCTCGAGCTCGAGCCGCTGCAGAAGCTGGCGCGCGACGGTGAGCTCTCGGTCTTCGTCCACGAGGGCTTCTGGCACCCGATGGACACCTACCGCGACTGGCTGCATCTGAACGAGCTCTGGAAGTCGGGCCGCGCGCCCTGGAAAGCCTGGGAGTGA
- a CDS encoding glycosyltransferase family 2 protein, which yields MTPETAPHLSLVVPLYNEAENLPILAAEIRQALAPTGRTWETLFIDDGSDDGSFEVLAALAAEDPTVRILRHRRNAGQSAALAAGFAAARGAIVVTLDADLQNDPADIPALLARLGESAAASDCDAVSGVRGLRRDSWVRRASSRVANAVRNWVTDEQVSDVGCSLKAYRREVLAGLPMFHGMHRFLPTLVRWNGARLAEIPVNHRPRLHGTAKYGIGNRLFRALADLMAVRWMGTRWIARGNVEEIATRTGALPR from the coding sequence GTGACCCCGGAGACGGCGCCCCACCTCTCGCTCGTCGTGCCGCTCTACAACGAAGCGGAGAATCTCCCCATCCTCGCGGCGGAGATCCGCCAGGCGCTCGCGCCGACCGGACGGACCTGGGAGACGCTGTTCATCGACGACGGCTCCGACGATGGCAGCTTCGAGGTCCTGGCGGCGCTCGCGGCAGAGGATCCGACGGTGAGGATCCTCCGCCATCGCAGGAACGCCGGGCAGTCGGCCGCCCTCGCCGCCGGCTTCGCGGCGGCACGCGGCGCGATCGTCGTCACGCTCGACGCCGACCTACAGAACGATCCCGCCGACATTCCGGCGCTGCTCGCCCGGCTCGGCGAGTCGGCCGCCGCGAGCGACTGCGACGCCGTCTCCGGGGTGCGCGGGCTGCGCCGGGACAGTTGGGTGCGGCGGGCCTCGTCGCGGGTGGCCAACGCCGTCCGCAACTGGGTCACCGACGAGCAGGTCAGCGACGTCGGCTGCTCGCTGAAGGCCTACCGCCGCGAGGTCCTCGCGGGGTTGCCGATGTTCCATGGCATGCACCGCTTCCTGCCGACGCTGGTGCGCTGGAACGGAGCGCGGTTGGCGGAGATTCCGGTGAACCACCGGCCGCGCCTCCACGGCACCGCCAAGTACGGCATCGGCAACCGGCTCTTTCGGGCGCTGGCCGACCTCATGGCCGTGCGCTGGATGGGCACCCGCTGGATCGCCCGCGGCAACGTCGAGGAGATCGCAACCCGCACCGGGGCGCTGCCGCGATGA
- a CDS encoding glycosyltransferase family 39 protein, translated as MSLFERLGLLILALVLFLPGIGGRDLWNPDEPRYAEVTREMREGGDWFVPHLNGKVYSEKPPLLFWMIAGASLATGEVGPVAARLPSLLAGIATLFLLFGMARRLFDRRVAWWSVAILATSARILWQARVGQIDMLLLALVTLAMYFFVRGWLEHRPGFFRLFFLAAGFGTLAKGPVGLLPPLLSIVAFAFFSGERARLREMRIASGLAIWAGVVLLWLVPGGIVGGMSYLETMVVKQNVTRYADPWHHFQPFYYYLTTVPADFLPWIFFLPGALWLGWRRATANERRGCLFALCWMVVTVLFFSISPAKRTVYVLQMFPAMAMLVAWSFSEIANSWSRLRRFALVPAGLLTVLFAAVPVGWLLFERERPDRVAKLLARIEPLGPGLLTEVAIVIALMFAGSLLAWLLGRRGHPGRVVAALATGMGAAALTAVLLVLPRFDVVKSARPLSQRILEGAAPGEPYAIYPRLDPRFVFHTRRYAETPSSEAELQAFVRRPGRVWLLITRPALAQLETPLALAEVARDAEREDGYILLASGPPLEAAPLSE; from the coding sequence ATGAGCCTCTTCGAACGCCTGGGCCTCCTGATCCTCGCTCTCGTTCTCTTCCTGCCCGGCATCGGCGGACGCGATCTGTGGAATCCCGACGAGCCGCGCTACGCCGAGGTGACGCGCGAGATGCGGGAGGGCGGCGACTGGTTCGTGCCGCACCTCAACGGGAAGGTCTATTCCGAGAAGCCGCCGCTCCTCTTCTGGATGATCGCCGGCGCCTCGCTCGCGACCGGCGAGGTCGGACCCGTCGCGGCACGGCTGCCCTCGCTCCTGGCCGGCATCGCCACCCTCTTCCTGCTCTTCGGCATGGCCCGACGGCTCTTCGACCGCCGCGTGGCCTGGTGGTCGGTCGCTATCCTTGCCACCTCGGCGCGGATCCTCTGGCAGGCCCGGGTCGGCCAGATCGACATGCTGCTCCTCGCCCTCGTCACACTGGCGATGTACTTCTTCGTGCGCGGCTGGCTCGAACATCGACCCGGGTTCTTCCGACTCTTCTTCCTCGCCGCCGGCTTCGGGACGCTCGCCAAGGGACCGGTGGGTCTCCTGCCGCCCCTGCTCTCGATCGTCGCCTTCGCCTTCTTCTCGGGCGAGCGCGCGCGGCTGCGGGAGATGCGCATCGCTTCGGGTCTGGCGATCTGGGCCGGGGTCGTCCTGCTATGGCTCGTGCCGGGGGGCATCGTCGGCGGCATGAGCTATCTCGAAACGATGGTGGTCAAACAGAACGTCACCCGGTACGCCGATCCCTGGCACCATTTCCAGCCGTTCTACTACTACCTGACGACCGTGCCGGCGGACTTCCTGCCCTGGATCTTCTTCCTTCCCGGCGCTCTCTGGCTCGGCTGGCGCCGCGCCACCGCCAACGAACGGCGCGGCTGTCTCTTCGCACTCTGCTGGATGGTCGTGACGGTACTGTTCTTCAGCATCTCGCCCGCCAAGCGCACGGTGTATGTGCTGCAGATGTTCCCGGCGATGGCGATGCTGGTCGCCTGGTCGTTTTCCGAGATCGCCAACAGCTGGAGTCGGCTGCGGCGCTTCGCGCTCGTGCCGGCAGGCCTGCTCACGGTCCTTTTCGCAGCCGTTCCGGTGGGCTGGCTGCTCTTCGAGCGCGAGCGACCCGACCGTGTCGCGAAGCTCCTCGCCAGAATCGAGCCGCTCGGGCCCGGCTTGCTCACGGAGGTCGCGATCGTGATCGCGCTGATGTTCGCGGGCTCCCTCCTCGCCTGGCTCCTCGGGCGTCGCGGGCACCCGGGGCGCGTGGTCGCGGCGCTCGCCACCGGCATGGGCGCCGCCGCCCTCACGGCGGTGCTCCTGGTCCTCCCGCGTTTCGACGTCGTGAAGAGCGCCCGGCCGCTGTCGCAGAGGATCCTGGAGGGGGCCGCGCCCGGCGAGCCCTACGCCATTTATCCGCGTCTCGATCCGCGGTTCGTCTTCCACACGCGGCGCTATGCCGAGACGCCGTCCTCCGAGGCCGAGCTGCAGGCGTTCGTGCGGCGCCCCGGAAGAGTCTGGCTGCTGATCACCCGGCCGGCGCTCGCGCAGCTCGAAACACCGCTGGCCCTGGCCGAGGTGGCGCGGGATGCCGAGCGCGAGGACGGCTACATCCTGTTGGCGAGCGGCCCACCGCTTGAGGCGGCCCCTCTCTCAGAGTAG
- a CDS encoding glycosyltransferase family 2 protein, with translation MAAKPAAIEELRAAPGRKKLSVIVTTFNEEINVAECLASVLWADEIVLVDSFSNDRTVEIAQTFPITVLQRQYFGSAAQKNWALDRVQHEWVLIIDADERVPEPLAREILTLLATDPAIDGFYIRRENIFIDKVIRHSGWSTDKVVRLFRRAKGRYPNRRVHADLEIAGPVPVLRNPFLHYTFRTFDQYFGKFLNYAEWGAAQAFRDGRRAGLVELVARPWWRFMRTYFLQLGVLDGMHGLVLCSLQSFGVFLKYARLWEYRIREARGEKVDLPAFDDSEATWKRPIASDAPVEEDPRLL, from the coding sequence ATGGCCGCCAAACCCGCTGCTATCGAAGAACTGCGCGCCGCACCCGGGCGCAAGAAGCTGTCGGTGATCGTCACCACGTTCAACGAAGAGATCAACGTTGCCGAGTGCCTCGCATCGGTGCTCTGGGCGGACGAGATCGTGCTCGTGGATTCCTTCTCGAACGACCGCACGGTGGAGATCGCCCAGACCTTCCCGATCACCGTCCTGCAGCGGCAGTATTTCGGTTCAGCGGCGCAGAAGAACTGGGCGCTCGACCGGGTCCAGCACGAGTGGGTGCTGATCATCGACGCCGACGAGCGGGTGCCCGAGCCGCTGGCGCGCGAGATTCTGACGCTGCTCGCCACCGATCCCGCGATCGACGGCTTCTACATTCGACGCGAGAACATCTTCATCGACAAGGTCATCCGGCACTCGGGCTGGTCGACCGACAAAGTCGTGCGCCTCTTCCGGCGCGCCAAAGGGCGCTATCCCAACCGCCGCGTGCACGCCGATCTGGAGATCGCTGGTCCCGTGCCGGTGCTCAGAAACCCCTTCCTGCACTACACCTTCCGCACGTTCGACCAGTACTTCGGGAAGTTCCTCAACTACGCCGAGTGGGGCGCCGCGCAGGCCTTTCGGGATGGTCGCAGGGCGGGGCTGGTGGAGCTCGTGGCGCGGCCCTGGTGGCGCTTCATGCGCACCTACTTCCTCCAGCTGGGCGTCCTGGACGGCATGCACGGCCTGGTGCTCTGCTCGCTGCAGTCGTTCGGGGTCTTCCTGAAGTACGCGCGTCTCTGGGAGTACCGTATCCGGGAGGCCCGCGGCGAGAAGGTGGATCTGCCGGCATTCGACGACAGCGAAGCGACCTGGAAGCGCCCGATCGCGTCCGATGCGCCCGTCGAAGAGGATCCGCGTCTACTCTGA
- a CDS encoding TIGR00282 family metallophosphoesterase — MKLLFVGDVIGKPGRQALKRLLPRMVDEHRVDYVVVNIENMAGGFGVTPETLAELDELPIHALTTGNHVWDKKEVLDMLVHEPRLVRPANYPEGTPGRGIHVGETAAGVRVATINLEGQVFMKNLDSPFRVADRLLAELDKKIKVVFVDFHAEATSEKQALGIYLDGRVSGVVGTHTHVPTADHRVLPQGTAFLTDAGMTGPYEGVIGFRSDRVLQRFLTQMPAAFEVAKRDVRLAAALIDIDEATGRARGIDRFLVPDGGA; from the coding sequence ATGAAGCTGCTCTTCGTCGGCGACGTGATCGGCAAGCCCGGTCGTCAGGCGCTGAAACGCCTGCTGCCGAGGATGGTCGACGAGCACCGGGTCGACTACGTCGTGGTCAACATCGAGAACATGGCCGGTGGCTTCGGCGTCACGCCAGAGACCCTGGCCGAGCTCGACGAGCTGCCCATCCATGCCCTGACCACCGGCAACCATGTCTGGGACAAGAAGGAGGTCCTCGACATGCTGGTGCACGAGCCCCGGCTGGTGCGCCCGGCGAACTACCCGGAGGGTACGCCGGGGCGCGGCATCCACGTCGGCGAGACGGCGGCGGGGGTCAGGGTCGCGACGATCAACCTCGAGGGCCAGGTCTTCATGAAGAACCTCGATTCGCCCTTCCGCGTTGCGGATCGCCTTCTCGCTGAGCTCGACAAGAAGATCAAGGTCGTCTTCGTCGACTTCCACGCCGAGGCGACGAGCGAAAAGCAGGCGCTGGGCATCTATCTCGACGGCCGGGTGAGCGGCGTCGTCGGCACACACACGCACGTGCCGACGGCCGACCACCGGGTGCTGCCGCAGGGGACTGCCTTCCTGACCGACGCCGGAATGACCGGACCCTACGAAGGCGTCATCGGATTCCGCTCGGACCGCGTCCTGCAGCGCTTTCTCACCCAGATGCCGGCCGCCTTCGAAGTCGCCAAGCGCGACGTCCGGCTCGCCGCCGCGCTGATCGACATCGACGAAGCCACGGGCCGCGCCCGCGGCATCGATCGCTTTCTGGTGCCGGACGGAGGAGCCTGA
- the rny gene encoding ribonuclease Y has protein sequence MISALWIAVAAVVVSAAVLVYGWSRIRHVGEKRLAEAEREAARMREEARRDSEAKLKEGELAAKEKLLQARTEFETASRARRGELETLERRLTQKEDSLDKRMGELDQRDKELVGRDRTLTGREREVAGKEVEADRLVAEQRNRLEQIAGLTAQQAKDELTRGLENEARIDAAHLVKRIEDEAREQGNRKAQWLMGLAVQRLASDYISETTVSVVELPSDEMKGRIIGREGRNIRALELATGIDLIVDDTPEAVILSGFDPYRREIARVALERLIADGRIHPARIEEVVEKVKAEFEQRIQQEGDAALLELKIPGMHPELVKLMGRLRYRYSYGQNVLQHSKEVAFLAATMAAELKVNVTIAKRAGLLHDIGKAIDREVDGTHVQLGIELLRKYGESEEVVHAMACHHGDFDPQTVEAVLVTASDALSAARPGARREVLETYVKRLEKLEEIANSFKGVQKSFAIQAGREVRIIVDSGKIGDEQAIWLSKDIAKRIEAELTYPGEIRVTVIRETRAVEFAR, from the coding sequence ATGATTTCGGCTCTATGGATCGCGGTCGCCGCGGTCGTCGTCTCTGCAGCCGTGCTGGTCTACGGGTGGTCGAGGATTCGCCATGTCGGCGAGAAGCGCCTCGCCGAGGCCGAGCGCGAAGCCGCCCGCATGCGCGAAGAGGCGCGGCGGGACAGCGAAGCCAAGCTCAAGGAGGGCGAGCTCGCGGCCAAGGAGAAGTTGCTCCAGGCCCGCACCGAGTTCGAAACCGCCTCGCGGGCGCGGCGCGGCGAGCTCGAGACCCTGGAGCGCCGCCTCACCCAGAAGGAAGACAGCCTCGACAAGAGGATGGGCGAGCTCGACCAGCGCGACAAAGAGCTCGTCGGTCGCGACCGCACCCTCACCGGGCGTGAAAGGGAGGTCGCCGGGAAGGAGGTCGAGGCCGACCGGCTGGTCGCCGAGCAGAGGAATCGCCTCGAGCAGATTGCCGGCCTGACGGCGCAGCAGGCCAAGGACGAGCTGACTCGCGGGCTCGAGAACGAGGCCCGGATCGACGCCGCCCACCTCGTGAAGCGGATCGAAGACGAGGCCCGGGAACAGGGCAACCGCAAGGCGCAGTGGCTGATGGGACTCGCCGTACAGCGTCTGGCGTCCGACTACATCTCGGAGACCACGGTCTCGGTCGTCGAGCTGCCGAGCGACGAGATGAAGGGCAGGATCATCGGCCGCGAAGGACGCAATATTCGCGCCCTCGAGCTCGCCACCGGCATCGATCTCATCGTCGACGACACTCCCGAAGCGGTCATCCTCTCGGGCTTCGACCCCTATCGTCGCGAGATCGCGCGCGTCGCGCTCGAGCGTCTGATCGCCGACGGCCGGATCCACCCGGCGCGCATCGAAGAGGTCGTCGAGAAGGTCAAGGCGGAGTTCGAGCAGCGCATCCAGCAGGAGGGCGATGCGGCCCTTCTCGAGCTCAAGATCCCCGGCATGCACCCCGAGCTGGTGAAGCTCATGGGCCGCCTGCGCTATCGCTATTCGTATGGGCAGAACGTGCTGCAGCATTCGAAGGAGGTCGCCTTCCTCGCCGCGACCATGGCGGCCGAGCTCAAGGTGAACGTCACCATCGCCAAGCGTGCCGGGCTCCTGCACGACATCGGCAAGGCCATCGACCGCGAGGTGGACGGCACCCACGTCCAGCTGGGCATCGAGCTGCTCAGGAAGTACGGCGAGTCGGAAGAGGTCGTGCACGCCATGGCCTGTCATCACGGCGACTTCGACCCGCAGACAGTCGAGGCGGTTCTGGTGACCGCCTCCGACGCCCTCTCGGCGGCCCGCCCCGGTGCCCGGCGGGAGGTCCTCGAGACCTACGTCAAGCGGCTCGAGAAGCTGGAGGAGATCGCCAACAGCTTCAAGGGGGTGCAGAAGAGCTTCGCGATCCAGGCCGGCCGCGAAGTCCGCATCATCGTCGACAGCGGCAAGATCGGCGACGAACAGGCGATCTGGCTGTCGAAGGACATCGCCAAGCGGATCGAGGCGGAGCTCACCTACCCGGGCGAGATCCGGGTCACCGTCATCCGCGAGACACGCGCCGTCGAGTTCGCGCGATGA
- the zapA gene encoding cell division protein ZapA, translating to MSESVPSSTTEVQIFGATYHIRGGHGGGNLAELAAQVDRRMRELAGHAVTADTGKLAILVALNLADELSRREQQAAGERSEIEMRVMELAERLEEVLKA from the coding sequence ATGTCCGAATCCGTACCTTCCAGCACCACGGAAGTTCAGATCTTCGGAGCCACGTACCATATCCGGGGGGGCCATGGCGGGGGCAACCTGGCCGAACTGGCCGCCCAGGTCGACCGCAGGATGCGCGAGCTGGCGGGTCACGCCGTGACGGCGGACACCGGCAAACTGGCCATTCTCGTGGCGCTGAACCTGGCGGATGAACTCTCCCGGCGCGAGCAGCAGGCAGCCGGGGAGCGGAGCGAGATCGAGATGCGGGTGATGGAGCTCGCGGAGAGGCTCGAGGAAGTCCTGAAGGCCTGA
- a CDS encoding PIN domain-containing protein, whose translation MRALLDVNVLIALFDSDHIDHARARRWFGAEVQHGWASCALTENGFARVVSQPRYPSPVPTALAIARLARATQSEHHEFWPCALSLLDEQVFDRSRIHGPRQVTDAYLLALAVAHGGRLVTFDRTIALESVVGARAANLVVL comes from the coding sequence ATGCGGGCGCTCCTCGACGTCAACGTCCTCATCGCGCTTTTCGATTCGGATCACATCGATCACGCCCGGGCCCGCCGATGGTTCGGGGCGGAAGTTCAGCACGGCTGGGCTTCGTGCGCTCTGACCGAGAACGGCTTCGCGCGGGTGGTCAGCCAGCCACGCTATCCGAGCCCGGTGCCGACGGCGCTCGCGATCGCCCGCCTGGCGCGCGCGACGCAGAGCGAGCACCATGAGTTCTGGCCGTGCGCCTTGAGCCTGCTCGACGAACAGGTTTTCGACCGGTCGCGAATTCACGGCCCCCGCCAGGTCACCGACGCCTACCTCCTCGCGCTGGCGGTCGCCCATGGCGGCCGACTCGTGACCTTCGACCGGACGATCGCGCTCGAATCGGTCGTCGGGGCGCGTGCGGCGAACCTCGTCGTACTCTGA
- a CDS encoding antitoxin gives MRTTLDIDEDVLRAVKERARREKRSAGEVLSELAREALTGSLRGGEIAETPSFYGFEPFPHRGPAISNAVIDQLREDEPE, from the coding sequence GTGCGCACCACTCTGGATATCGATGAGGATGTTCTGCGGGCCGTCAAGGAGCGCGCCCGACGAGAAAAGCGCAGCGCAGGCGAGGTTCTGTCGGAGCTCGCGCGGGAGGCGCTGACCGGGAGCCTGCGGGGTGGAGAGATCGCCGAGACTCCGAGCTTCTACGGCTTCGAGCCGTTTCCGCATCGGGGTCCGGCGATCTCGAATGCCGTCATCGACCAACTGCGCGAGGACGAGCCCGAGTGA